One Paracoccus sp. TOH DNA segment encodes these proteins:
- a CDS encoding 3-hydroxyacyl-CoA dehydrogenase produces MQIEDKTFLVTGAGSGLGAAVARMAVEAGARAVLLDVNAEAGAAMAAELGAAARFVRTDVTSGEQGAAAVAAALAAFGRIDVAVNCAGVAPGEKIVGRDGPHGLESFARAIQINLIGTFNMLRLAADAMSRNEPGAGGERGVIVNTASIAAYDGQIGQAAYAASKGGVAALTLPAARELARHGIRVVTIAPGIFATPMMAGLPQEVQDSLGANVPFPPRLGRPEEYAALVRHIVENQMLNGEVIRLDGALRMAPK; encoded by the coding sequence ATGCAGATCGAGGACAAGACCTTTCTGGTCACCGGCGCCGGTTCCGGCCTGGGCGCGGCGGTGGCGCGCATGGCGGTGGAGGCGGGCGCGCGGGCGGTGCTGCTGGACGTGAACGCCGAGGCCGGCGCGGCCATGGCGGCGGAACTGGGCGCGGCGGCGCGCTTCGTCAGGACCGACGTGACCAGCGGCGAACAGGGCGCGGCGGCGGTGGCCGCGGCGCTGGCGGCGTTCGGCCGGATCGACGTGGCGGTGAACTGCGCCGGCGTGGCGCCGGGCGAGAAGATCGTCGGGCGCGACGGGCCGCACGGGCTGGAGAGTTTTGCCCGCGCCATCCAGATCAACCTGATCGGCACATTCAACATGCTGCGGCTGGCCGCCGATGCCATGTCGCGCAATGAGCCGGGCGCCGGCGGCGAGCGGGGGGTGATCGTCAATACCGCCTCGATCGCGGCCTATGACGGGCAGATCGGGCAGGCGGCCTATGCGGCCTCGAAGGGCGGCGTGGCGGCGCTGACCCTGCCGGCGGCGCGGGAACTGGCGCGGCACGGCATCCGGGTGGTGACCATCGCGCCGGGCATCTTCGCCACGCCGATGATGGCCGGGCTGCCGCAGGAGGTGCAGGACAGCCTGGGCGCCAATGTGCCGTTTCCGCCGCGGCTGGGCCGGCCCGAGGAATATGCGGCGCTGGTGCGCCATATCGTCGAGAACCAGATGCTGAACGGCGAGGTCATCCGGCTGGACGGCGCGCTGCGCATGGCACCGAAATAA
- a CDS encoding acetyl-CoA C-acyltransferase — protein sequence MATDPIVVVGASRTPMGGFQGDFAGVEAAALGATAIRAALGGLDPQAVDEIIMGCVLPAGQGQAPARQAALGAGLPLGAGATTVNKMCGSGMKAAMLGHDLILAGSAEVVVAGGMESMSNAPYLLPKARTGYRMGHGQVMDHMFLDGLEDAYDKGRLMGTFAEDCAEAYQFTREAQDEFAISSLTRAQKAIAAGHFAGEIAPVTVRGRGGETVVDTDEQPGKARLDKIPTLKPAFRKDGTVTAANSSSISDGAAALVLMRASEAERRGLTPRARILGHATFADKPSLFPTAPIGSVRRLLERTGTALSDYDLFEVNEAFAVVAMAAMRDLGLSHDAVNVHGGACALGHPIGASGARVLVTLLAALETHGGQRGIASLCIGGGEATAVAIERMQ from the coding sequence ATGGCTACTGATCCGATTGTCGTCGTGGGCGCGTCCCGCACGCCGATGGGCGGCTTCCAGGGCGATTTCGCCGGGGTCGAGGCCGCGGCGCTGGGCGCGACCGCGATCCGCGCCGCGCTGGGGGGCTTGGACCCGCAGGCGGTGGACGAGATCATCATGGGCTGCGTGCTGCCCGCCGGCCAGGGCCAGGCCCCGGCCCGGCAGGCGGCGCTGGGGGCGGGCCTGCCCTTGGGCGCCGGCGCCACGACCGTCAACAAGATGTGCGGCTCGGGCATGAAGGCGGCGATGCTGGGTCATGACCTGATCCTGGCCGGCTCGGCCGAGGTGGTGGTGGCGGGCGGCATGGAGAGCATGTCGAACGCACCCTATCTGCTGCCGAAGGCGCGGACGGGCTATCGCATGGGGCATGGCCAGGTGATGGACCACATGTTCCTGGACGGGCTGGAGGACGCTTATGACAAGGGCCGGCTGATGGGCACCTTCGCCGAGGATTGCGCGGAAGCCTATCAGTTCACCCGCGAGGCGCAGGACGAATTCGCGATTTCGTCGCTGACCCGGGCGCAGAAGGCGATCGCCGCGGGGCATTTCGCGGGCGAGATCGCGCCGGTGACGGTCAGGGGGCGCGGCGGCGAGACCGTGGTGGATACCGACGAGCAGCCGGGCAAGGCGCGGCTGGACAAGATCCCGACGCTGAAGCCCGCCTTCCGCAAGGACGGCACGGTGACGGCGGCGAACAGTTCCTCGATCTCGGACGGGGCAGCGGCGCTGGTCTTGATGCGGGCCTCGGAAGCCGAGCGGCGCGGGCTGACCCCGCGGGCGCGGATTCTTGGCCATGCGACCTTTGCCGACAAGCCCAGCCTGTTTCCGACCGCGCCCATCGGCTCGGTCCGGCGCTTGCTGGAACGCACCGGCACGGCGCTTTCGGATTACGATCTGTTCGAGGTGAACGAGGCTTTCGCCGTGGTCGCCATGGCGGCGATGCGCGACCTTGGCCTGTCGCATGATGCGGTGAACGTGCATGGCGGCGCCTGCGCGTTGGGCCATCCCATCGGCGCCTCGGGGGCGCGGGTGTTGGTGACGCTGCTGGCGGCGCTGGAGACGCATGGCGGCCAGCGCGGCATCGCGTCGCTGTGCATCGGCGGCGGCGAGGCGACGGCGGTGGCCATCGAAAGGATGCAATGA